The following are from one region of the Nicotiana tomentosiformis chromosome 7, ASM39032v3, whole genome shotgun sequence genome:
- the LOC104115196 gene encoding GDSL esterase/lipase At4g10955: MAKISAEEMRNEAGTEGEIVKESATESHPYAFHVSGPRNVSSPNWRDLINSSWKDTNYRRTVMACFIQAVYLIELDRQENRTEQNALAPKWWIPFKYKLVETLKDERDGSIFGAILEWDRSAALADFVLIRPSGAPRAVLALRGTLLKSPTMRRDIEDDLRFLAWESLKGSVRFNGALKALKALANKYGSNNVCIAGHSLGAGFALQVGKSLAKEGIYVEAHLFNPPSVSLAMSFRNIGEKAGFAWKRLKAMLPSKSDSQISYEEGATTSIQVGLKQWVPHLYINNSDYICCSYTDPDGAQNDQAADKENAKPTIGQAAAKLFLSSKGKQKFLEAHGLEQWWSDNLELQMAISNSKLISQQLKSLYTLPASQLTPGKR; encoded by the exons ATGGCCAAAATTAGTGCAGAGGAGATGAGAAATGAAGCGGGAACTGAAGGAGAAATAGTGAAGGAGAGTGCCACTGAGTCTCATCCCTATGCATTCCATGTATCTGGACCTCGCAATGTTTCTTCTCCTAATTGGAGAGACCTTATTAATTCCAGTTG GAAGGATACTAACTACAGAAGAACAGTAATGGCCTGCTTTATCCAAGCAGTTTACCTTATTGAGCTTGACAGACAAGAAAATAGGACAGAACAAAATGCACTTGCTCCAAAATGGTGGATACCCTTCAAGTACAAGTTGGTTGAGACCCTAAAAGATGAAAGAGATGGATCCATATTTGGTGCAATATTGGAGTGGGATCGATCTGCAGCTTTGGCTGATTTTGTACTTATCAGACCCAGTGGTGCACCTAGAGCTGTTTTGGCCTTAAGGGGAACACTTCTGAAAAGCCCAACAATGAGAAGGGATATCGAGGATGATCTACGATTCTTAGCCTGGGAAAGTCTGAAAGGATCTGTGAGATTTAATGGAGCCCTGAAGGCGTTAAAAGCACTTGCCAACAAGTATGGAAGCAATAATGTATGTATTGCTGGTCATTCCCTTGGAGCTGGTTTTGCTCTTCAAGTGGGAAAATCATTAGCCAAAGAAGGAATATATGTAGAGGCACATTTGTTCAATCCTCCTTCAGTTTCACTTGCTATGAGTTTTAGAAACATTGGAGAAAAAGCTGGCTTTGCCTGGAAAAGGCTCAAAGCAATGCTTCCGTCAAAGTCTGATTCTCAGATCAGCTACGAGGAAGGCGCAACGACATCTATTCAGGTAGGCCTAAAGCAATGGGTGCCACACTTGTATATTAACAACAGTGACTACATATGCTGCTCTTATACTGATCCAGACGGAGCGCAAAACGACCAAGCTGCTGACAAGGAGAATGCAAAACCAACAATTGGCCAAGCAGCAGCTAAACTTTTCTTGTCATCGAAAGGCAAGCAGAAGTTTCTTGAGGCGCATGGATTGGAACAATGGTGGTCGGATAACTTGGAACTACAAATGGCTATTAGTAACAGCAAGCTTATTAGCCAGCAGCTGAAATCCTTGTACACTTTGCCAGCTTCTCAACTAACGCCAGGCAAGCGATGA